TACATAATCGCAACAGTCAACCAAATGTCGAAAGAGGCGAATGTTCTTGCGATGACAATCTTACCGGATTGCGTCAACTCCACCAGACCAATGACGGACAAGATCGACGTATCTTTCAATGTAATAACCATCTGATTAATAAATGAAGGAATCATAACCCGTATGGCCTGAGGGATTACAATCTTTATCATCGCTTTGCGATAAGGAAGTCCCAATGAACGGGCTGCTTCCATCTGTCCACGATCAATCGATTGAATACCCCCACGAATAATTTCCGTCACGTACGCCCCTGCATTCAGACTCAACGTCAGAATGGCGGCCAGGAACAGTGGCATGGTGAAGCCCATCGCCTGAGGAATTCCGAAATAAATAAAGAATGCCAGGACAATCAACGGTATCCCGCGGAAAATATCCACAAATACAGTAGCAACAATTCGAAGGAACTTATTCTGACCCACTTTCATAAAAGCAAAAATCAAGCCGATGATAAAGGCGAAAAACAGCGAAATAATCGTATACAAGAGTGTTTTCCCCATACCTTTGAACAGCACAGGTAGAGATTTTTGAACTAATTCCCAACGACCCTGGTTTGCGACAGTGGCATTCTCGCCAACATATTCCTCGGTAATGCGCTTAAATTCACCGTTAGCCTTGATATTCACTAATCCTTCATTAAACATCTTTAGGAGTTCTTGATTCTGTCCCTTGCTTACCGCAAATCCATAGGAAGCGCCGTCTTCTCTATCGGTAACGGTTTTCAAACCGTTATTCTGTTTTATCCCAAATCTTAGGACAGGTTCATCTTCAAAACATGCAACCGAGTTTCCAGTTTTCACATCATCATACATTTGCGAAGAATCATCGAATGGAACAATGGTAAAGCCGTATTTTGAGGCGATGGATTCAGCAAAGCTGTACCCTTCTGTGCCCGTTTTCACAGCGACCTTTTTACCGCGGAGATCTTCGTAGCTTTTTACGGTATCATTATTTACGCTAACACCCATTACGACGCCTGATTGATAATAAGGTTCTGAGAAATCAAACTTTTGTTTTCGTTCATCTGTAATACTCATCCCGGCAATGACGCCATCCACCTGATTGGACTCAAGAGCTTGCACAGCCGCATTAAATCCCAGCGCTTTGATTTGATAATTGAAGTTCTGATCTTTGGCGATCGCATCCAGCAAATCCATGTCGATGCCTACATAATCCCCATTTTCATCTTGATATTCAAACGGTGCAAATGTGATGTCTGTGCCGATCACATAGGTTTTACCTGAATTGGAGTTTGCATTGGCATCCCCCGACCATCCGGATAACCCCGCCACTAGGAGCAGAATTATTGATAGTACATAAAATGAGACCTTGGTTGTTTTCATATGTCCTCCTCATCTCGGTGTTCTCCGAATTCTGATCATTTTCTTGTCATTGATGTTACTGTCGTACAGTTTTAGGTGTCTTTGCACATTATATTGTTATTATTTGCAGTATATTAACAATCAATGCTTTCCCTAACATTCTTCACTTTCCTCCGCAACGTTTTATTTGACAATCCACTTAAAGATCCACGTTATATTTACCCTTCAGGACAGGTTTTAAAAACCTAAATTGAACTTAAATAAAAAAGCCGCCATATAGGCGACTCTGTAACAGACAATATGATGATCATCCAATGACAATTGCAAAAGGAAATTTTAATCTTTCTTTATAAGAATGAACACTTCGAGTTATTCCTCAACAAATAATTTTGAAAGTGGATTTTCCACTTTTTTATCCAATGTTACCTTGCCCGTCTTGTTCAACATATAGTACTGATAATAAGCGCTGCTGAATCCAGTGGATTCCTGCATCTTCATCATAAAGGGTTCAAGACTCCCACTGCTCAGATGATCTTCATTCCAGAAATAGTGCAGCATCAAACGATTTTGATTATAAGGGTGTTTGATCACATAGGCTCCAGCAACTGACGGTTGGTTCATAGTCGTTTTCCATTGAAAACCGATATGGTTAGCACGGTCCATAATGCTGGATTTTAAAGCTTGTACAAAACCATTTGATTTAGCACTACCAAGTACTATTAGGTTGCTGGTAGCCAATTCTTTTTTCATTTTTTGCTTCAAATCCTGCCGGTCCCGGATCACGTCATACTTCACTCCGCTTAAATCCAGAAGAGTTGTTAGTTGGTTTACCATGGCTTCCTGTTGTTTGTTCGCTGACTTGCTCACCTGATCACTGACCACAATGGCTAATGGCTCACCTTGAAGGGCTTTATCCATCACACGGCTCATCGTTTCAAAAGGTACATTCGGAACCTGAGTTAATGCTGATTCATATAGCGATTGAAACTGATCATGCAGATATGCCGTTTTTTCCTCATTCGACAGTTGATATTCGGGCTTCAGCACAAAATTGGGATCATATAAGGCTTTATTCATATCATTTCGCGTCTCTTTCCCCAGTACATCTTCTATCGTTTGCAGAAGTCCGTCAATCGTAGCATTTTGATACACATAGCGTTTAAAATACTCTTTCATAAAGGCATCGAATTTTTCTTCCCCGACGGAACGGTACAATTGGTATATTGCTTGGCGGCCTTT
Above is a window of Paenibacillus sp. E222 DNA encoding:
- a CDS encoding amino acid ABC transporter substrate-binding protein/permease; its protein translation is MKTTKVSFYVLSIILLLVAGLSGWSGDANANSNSGKTYVIGTDITFAPFEYQDENGDYVGIDMDLLDAIAKDQNFNYQIKALGFNAAVQALESNQVDGVIAGMSITDERKQKFDFSEPYYQSGVVMGVSVNNDTVKSYEDLRGKKVAVKTGTEGYSFAESIASKYGFTIVPFDDSSQMYDDVKTGNSVACFEDEPVLRFGIKQNNGLKTVTDREDGASYGFAVSKGQNQELLKMFNEGLVNIKANGEFKRITEEYVGENATVANQGRWELVQKSLPVLFKGMGKTLLYTIISLFFAFIIGLIFAFMKVGQNKFLRIVATVFVDIFRGIPLIVLAFFIYFGIPQAMGFTMPLFLAAILTLSLNAGAYVTEIIRGGIQSIDRGQMEAARSLGLPYRKAMIKIVIPQAIRVMIPSFINQMVITLKDTSILSVIGLVELTQSGKIVIARTFASFDIWLTVAIMYLIVIITLTKIADYLEVRVRRG